TCCAGTCATTTTGGTAACTGCCCGTGGACAAACAGAAGATAAAGTCCTCGGTTTGGATACTGGCGCGGACGATTATATTACCAAACCGTTTGACCTCCGTGAGGTAACCGCACGCGTTGAAGCCGTCTTAGGTAGAACTCGCCCTATCAAATACATTAATCCGTTAATGCATGCGATGGGGGACAAGTTCAGTGAAGAAGGGGTGCAACAACTCGCCGGGCATCTTCAAGCCGCCGCCGCTATTCAAAATAAATTGTTACCGGAACAGGCACCACATCTTGAAGGATTTGATATCGTGACCCTGCTTCAAAGTTCAACATCCGTTTCTGGTGACTTTTATGACTTCATCCCGTTGAATGAGACACAGATCGGACTCGTTCTCGGTGATGTAAAAGGTAACGGTATACCTGCAGCATTGTTGATGGTGATGATTCGGACAGCACTCCGCTTGCTCTGCGATGAGGAAGACACCCCCGCGTCAATCCTCAAACGGGTTAATGACTTAGTGGTCCGGGACACTGAGGCAGATTTGTTCGCAACAATGGTTTACGGTATATTGGACGTAGCAGACTCAACTTTCACCTATTCAAATGGAGGGCATTGTTATCCATTCCACTGGAAAAATACCAGCGAGATGGGGATCTTAAAGACGGAAGGCATGTTGATAGGCGCCTTTGAGGAGGCGACGTTTTCAAGTGACATTTGTTCTCTGGCTCCCGGCGATATCCTCGTTTTCTATACGGATGGTATTACCGAAACGGAGGCTGGAAACGAGGGATTAGCCGTCAGTGGTCAGCAATCAGCCATTAGTAACGAGAGACTTCCTTTAAACGAGAACCTCTTAACTGAAAGCCAAAGGCTGAAGGCT
The sequence above is drawn from the Candidatus Poribacteria bacterium genome and encodes:
- a CDS encoding SpoIIE family protein phosphatase, with translation MAETILIVDDDLDILELLKMNLEPEGYDVRTASDGESAVRSACENPPDLILLDVMMPHKDGFEVIKELKNIEDTKTVPVILVTARGQTEDKVLGLDTGADDYITKPFDLREVTARVEAVLGRTRPIKYINPLMHAMGDKFSEEGVQQLAGHLQAAAAIQNKLLPEQAPHLEGFDIVTLLQSSTSVSGDFYDFIPLNETQIGLVLGDVKGNGIPAALLMVMIRTALRLLCDEEDTPASILKRVNDLVVRDTEADLFATMVYGILDVADSTFTYSNGGHCYPFHWKNTSEMGILKTEGMLIGAFEEATFSSDICSLAPGDILVFYTDGITETEAGNEGLAVSGQQSAISNERLPLNENLLTESQRLKADSQFADSHYGEDRLASCISKNAELSASALREAVVNDLTLFSGSTNPHDDRALIIIKRHI